From Acinetobacter sp. ASP199, the proteins below share one genomic window:
- the rpsO gene encoding 30S ribosomal protein S15 → MALTNADRAEIIAKFARAENDTGSPEVQVALLTAQINDLQGHFKEHKHDHHSRRGLIRMVNQRRKLLDYLNGKDHGRYVALIGALGLRR, encoded by the coding sequence ATGGCTTTAACAAACGCAGATCGCGCAGAGATCATCGCTAAATTCGCTCGCGCTGAAAACGACACTGGTTCACCAGAAGTTCAAGTAGCTCTTTTAACTGCTCAAATCAATGACTTACAAGGTCACTTCAAAGAGCACAAACACGACCACCATAGCCGTCGCGGTCTAATCCGTATGGTTAACCAACGTCGTAAGCTTCTTGACTACCTAAATGGTAAAGACCACGGTCGTTATGTTGCTTTGATCGGTGCTTTAGGTTTACGTCGTTAA
- the pnp gene encoding polyribonucleotide nucleotidyltransferase yields the protein MFNIVRKEFQFGQHQVVLETGRVARQANTVVITMGGVTVLVAVVAQPTAKAGQDFFPLTVNYQEKQYAAGRIPGGYGKREGRQSEAETLISRLIDRPIRPLFPEGFYNEVQVTATVISSDKTMDADIAAMLGTSAALSIAGTPFRGPIGGARVGLINGEYVLNPNFEQMAQSDLDLVVAGTESAVLMVESEAKELSEDQMLGAVLFGHDEMQIAIQAIKEFAAAAGATESTWTAPVKNEELLAKLKEAFEAKISEAYTIAVKQDRYAALDALHAEALAQFVPENDETGIADEVNELFEDLKYRTVRDNILSGKPRIDGRDTKTVRAIDVQVGVLDRAHGSALFTRGETQALVTTTLGNTRDALMVDTLSGTKTDNFMLHYNFPAYSVGETGRESGPKRREIGHGRLARRGVQAVLPAADRFPYVIRIVSDITESNGSSSMASVCGASLSLMDAGVPIKAPVAGIAMGLVKEGERFAVLSDILGDEDHLGDMDFKVAGSANGITALQMDIKIEGITEEIMETALNQAYAGRMHILNEMNQVISRARPEISMHAPTFQVISINPDKIRDVIGKGGATIRAITEETKAAIDIEDNGTVRVFGETKAAAMAAIAKIQALTAEVEPGTIYVGKVIRIVEFGAFVNILPGTDGLLHISQISNERIANVADVLKEGQEVKVQVADVDNRGRIKLTMKDIEQA from the coding sequence ATGTTTAATATTGTTCGTAAAGAATTCCAGTTTGGTCAGCATCAGGTGGTTCTTGAAACTGGTCGTGTTGCGCGCCAGGCAAATACTGTTGTGATTACGATGGGTGGCGTAACAGTACTGGTTGCTGTTGTTGCTCAACCAACTGCTAAAGCAGGTCAGGACTTCTTCCCATTAACCGTGAACTACCAAGAAAAGCAATATGCTGCAGGTCGTATCCCAGGTGGTTATGGTAAGCGTGAAGGTCGTCAGTCTGAAGCTGAAACTTTAATTTCACGTCTGATTGACCGTCCAATCCGTCCATTGTTTCCAGAAGGTTTTTACAACGAAGTTCAGGTTACTGCGACTGTAATTTCTTCTGATAAGACTATGGATGCTGACATTGCTGCAATGCTGGGTACTTCTGCTGCTCTTTCTATTGCTGGTACGCCATTCCGTGGTCCAATCGGTGGTGCACGTGTGGGTCTGATCAACGGCGAATACGTTCTTAACCCGAACTTTGAACAAATGGCTCAGTCTGATCTTGACCTTGTTGTTGCAGGTACAGAATCTGCAGTATTGATGGTTGAATCTGAAGCGAAAGAACTTTCAGAAGACCAGATGCTGGGTGCTGTATTGTTCGGTCATGACGAAATGCAAATCGCGATCCAGGCGATTAAAGAATTTGCTGCTGCTGCAGGTGCAACAGAGTCTACTTGGACTGCTCCAGTTAAGAACGAAGAACTTCTTGCCAAGTTAAAAGAAGCATTCGAAGCGAAAATTTCTGAAGCGTATACGATTGCAGTGAAACAAGACCGTTATGCGGCACTTGATGCACTTCATGCAGAAGCACTTGCTCAGTTCGTTCCAGAAAATGACGAAACAGGTATTGCTGACGAAGTAAACGAATTATTCGAAGATCTTAAATACCGCACAGTACGTGACAACATCTTGTCTGGTAAGCCACGTATTGATGGTCGTGATACAAAAACTGTTCGTGCAATCGACGTACAAGTTGGCGTTCTAGACCGTGCTCACGGTTCTGCATTGTTCACACGTGGTGAAACTCAGGCGTTGGTAACTACAACTTTGGGTAATACACGTGATGCGTTGATGGTGGATACCCTTTCAGGTACCAAAACTGACAACTTCATGTTGCACTACAACTTCCCTGCATATTCTGTAGGTGAAACTGGTCGTGAATCTGGTCCTAAACGTCGTGAAATTGGTCACGGTCGTCTGGCACGTCGTGGTGTTCAAGCTGTTCTTCCTGCGGCTGATCGCTTCCCGTATGTGATCCGTATTGTATCTGATATCACTGAATCTAACGGTTCATCTTCAATGGCGTCTGTATGTGGTGCTTCTTTATCACTTATGGATGCAGGTGTGCCAATTAAAGCACCAGTTGCAGGTATCGCGATGGGTCTTGTGAAAGAAGGCGAGCGTTTCGCAGTTCTTTCTGACATCTTGGGTGATGAAGATCACCTTGGTGACATGGACTTTAAAGTAGCAGGTTCTGCAAACGGTATTACTGCACTTCAGATGGATATCAAAATCGAAGGTATCACTGAAGAGATCATGGAAACTGCATTGAACCAGGCTTATGCGGGTCGTATGCACATCTTGAACGAGATGAACCAAGTAATTTCTCGCGCTCGTCCAGAAATTTCAATGCACGCGCCGACATTCCAAGTAATCAGCATCAACCCTGACAAGATCCGTGACGTGATTGGTAAAGGTGGTGCAACAATTCGTGCAATCACTGAAGAAACTAAAGCAGCGATTGACATCGAAGACAACGGTACAGTTCGCGTATTTGGTGAAACTAAAGCTGCTGCGATGGCTGCGATTGCAAAAATCCAAGCACTTACTGCTGAAGTTGAACCAGGTACAATCTATGTAGGTAAAGTGATTCGTATCGTTGAATTCGGTGCGTTCGTGAACATCCTTCCAGGTACTGACGGTCTGCTACACATTTCTCAAATCTCTAACGAGCGTATTGCCAACGTTGCAGACGTATTGAAAGAAGGTCAGGAAGTGAAGGTACAGGTTGCTGACGTTGACAACCGTGGCCGTATCAAATTGACAATGAAAGACATCGAACAAGCATAA